The Penicillium digitatum chromosome 6, complete sequence genome has a window encoding:
- a CDS encoding putative Alpha-1,2-mannosidase: MLSWLLVLLAGLAGVANSQRTTEMRTDTYHQNAGVLQFVNPLIGTYGTTPDGNGGMIPSVSPPFGMTRWTPQTRENFISQVPYGDSDRLIHGFQATHQPAIWMGEAGQVVLTPGIGGVQPLFQNRGLRFRKNDERSTPYIYEILVDAAQLLDYDWNATAEAVGDGPVPGGAGSVPDEVKEGSNGRTRKRQIESVLRRIDSVEYERWIQVAMTADSHVGYLRFDFQHSPTNVDNKGQPWVSIQASRRNWTGEIHVDTNRQEVYGYNTERQDYLLGPDKASSFKGYFVSRFSQPFTEFGVANGGSIMRNRVQRHGNFTSAYVKFADSTSRVEVRTGVSYISIAQARKNLEIQTPDENTFEDTVEKVKSAWLEKLGRVSIKGINATDSNNDPRTIWYTGLFHALQYPSDFSEPTSNEDGAPRAFYSGYTDSIHTEDDSYYQSWSIWDTYRAEHSLLTLFAPERVNSMMRSLLRIFDWSGWLPMWANLVETNIMIATNADVVLANALERGFRGFDIDKAWKAVRKDAYTPPDHDTDTLYYDREPDTSYEARAGLTSYLKQGWVSNDGWSEAGSRTLDYAFNDYACSVVAAHAGEDNATVEALRKRSRNYAYIWNNETQFMQARNGNGTWANNTFGWTEGDDWVYTFDVMHDVEGLAGLFGGHQAFRDKLDAHFQGGHNDHTNEPSHHVPYLYSALGYPNQAAEIIRDLAWKNYNATSGGLGGNEDLGQMSAWYVFSAMGFYPVNPASGVYIVGTPFFGEMSILFPSEASTGGESANGKERTLEISAPGAPTKPYIGGLKIDGKPINAPILKHSQLVHAARIEFDMSATPTSWGSSPLSET, from the exons ATGCTCAGCTGGCTCCTAGTCCTCCTAGCAGGACTTGCAGGTGTTGCAAATTCCCAGCGCACTACGGAGATGAGGACAGACACCTACCATCAAAATGCCGGTGTCCTCCAATTTGTTAACCCCCTCATAGGCACCTATGGAACAACACCAGATGGCAACGGTGGGATGATCCCATCCGTCAGCCCTCCCTTTGGTATGACCCGCTGGACTCCGCAGACCCGCGAGAATTTCATATCGCAAGTCCCTTATGGCGACAGCGATCGTCTCATCCATGGATTTCAGGCGACTCATCAGCCGGCTATTTGGATGGGTGAAGCGGGCCAGGTTGTGTTGACACCAGGAATTGGGGGAGTACAGCCGCTGTTTCAGAACCGGGGATTGCGGTTTAGGAAGAATGACGAGAGGAGTACTCCCTACATCTATGAAATCCTTGTTGATGCTGCACAGCTTCTGGATTATGACTGGAATGCGACTGCTGAGGCTGTGGGAGATGGCCCTGTTCCTGGTGGTGCGGGTTCCGTGCCGGATGAAGTGAAGGAGGGGTCGAATGGACGGACGCGAAAACGGCAGATTGAGTCTGTCCTGCGTAGGATCGATAGCGTTGAGTATGAGCGATGGATACAG GTTGCCATGACTGCAGATTCTCATGTTGGCTATCTTCGGTTTGACTTTCAACATAGCCCTACCAACGTGGATAACAAAGGCCAGCCCTGGGTGTCAATCCAAGCATCGCGCCGGAACTGGACAGGTGAAATCCATGTTGATACCAACAGGCAGGAAGTCTATGGCTATAACACTGAGCGTCAGGATTATCTCCTCGGACCGGACAAAGCGTCGTCATTTAAAGGATATTTCGTATCTCGCTTTTCCCAGCCGTTTACTGAATTTGGCGTGGCCAATGGAGGTTCAATCATGAGGAATCGGGTTCAGCGACATGGAAATTTTACTAGTGCCTATGTGAAATTTGCTGATTCAACATCGCGCGTCGAAGTGCGCACTGGGGTTTCGTATATTAGCATCGCACAGGCAAGGAAAAACCTCGAGATCCAGACTCCAGATGAGAATACCTTTGAGGATACTGTAGAAAAAGTGAAGTCAGCCTGGCTTGAGAAGTTGGGCAGGGTATCAATCAAGGGCATCAACGCGACCGATTCAAACAACGATCCCCGCACTATTTGGTATACAGGCTTGTTTCACGCACTTCAATACCCGAGTGACTTTTCTGAACCAACGTCAAATGAGGATGGTGCGCCACGTGCTTTCTATTCAGGCTACACAGACAGCATTCACACTGAGGACGACTCATACTACCAGTCCTGGTCAATCTGGGATACATACAGAGCCGAGCACTCTCTCTTGACTCTGTTCGCACCGGAGCGTGTCAACAGCATGATGCGCTCCTTGCTACGCATCTTCGATTGGTCCGGTTGGCTGCCGATGTGGGCCAACTTGGTCGAGACGAATATTATGATCGCGACTAATGCAGACGTTGTCCTTGCCAACGCTCTAGAGCGTGGATTTAGGGGCTTTGATATTGACAAAGCTTGGAAAGCTGTCAGAAAAGACGCATATACTCCGCCTGATCACGATACTGATACTCTGTACTATGACCGTGAGCCCGACACTTCATATGAGGCCCGCGCTGGACTCACATCATATCTGAAGCAGGGCTGGGTGTCCAATGACGGTTGGTCTGAGGCCGGCAGTCGCACACTAGACTACGCATTCAATGATTATGCTTGTTCGGTTGTTGCTGCTCATGCAGGAGAAGACAATGCCACCGTGGAAGCTCTCAGGAAGCGAAGCAGGAACTATGCGTATATTTGGAACAATGAGACTCAATTTATGCAGGCTCGTAACGGAAATGGGACTTGGGCGAATAACACTTTTGGATGGACTGAAGGAGATGACTGGGTGTATACCTTTGACGTGATGCATGATGTAGAAGGACTGGCTGGGCTTTTTGGTGGTCATCAAGCCTTCCGGGACAAGTTGGATGCGCATTTCCAGGGTGGTCACAATGACCATACTAACGAACCAAGCCACCACGTACCCTATTTGTATTCTGCTCTTGGTTATCCTAATCAAGCAGCCGAGATAATTAGGGACCTTGCTTGGAAAAACTACAACGCGACCAGTGGGGGACTGGGTGGAAATGAAGACTTGGGACAGATGAGTGCTTGGTACGTTTTTTCTGCGATGGGATTCTATCCTGTCAACCCTGCCAGTGGGGTGTATATTGTGGGAACACCATTCTTTGGGGAGATGTCTATCCTCTTCCCTAGTGAAGCGAGCACTGGCGGAGAATCTGCAAATGGTAAAGAGAGGACGCTTGAAATTAGTGCTCCGGGGGCACCCACGAAGCCGTATATTGGTGGTTTGAAGATTGACGGTAAACCTATCAATGCCCCAATTCTGAAGCACAGCCAGCTTGTCCATGCGGCGAGAATCGAGTTCGACATGAGTGCTACACCAACTTCTTGGGGGAGTAGCCCTTTATCGGAGACTTGA
- a CDS encoding Aromatic amino acid beta-eliminating lyase/threonine aldolase, whose amino-acid sequence MAQLSTDALAHASAVIGTSDQKPTAWHGAGAAEFDLRSDTMTKPTPSMLEAICQTTLLDDVFNEDPVTNELQSYVAEITKHEESLLVLSGTMGNQVAIRSHLVQPPHSVLCDHRSHIVCYEAGGVSAWTGATLSPIIPKNGIYLTLEDIKKHAVLGDNIHYCPTKLISLENTLDGMIMPLNEAKLIVQWAHANGIKVHLDGARLWEAVVAGAASLPEFTSLFDSVSLCFSKGLGAPIGSIIVGSQEFVKKARWFRKSIGGGARQTGVIAAAARVALTETFGTDPKGQTGKLAATHNKAKRVADLWTSRGGRLEYPVHTNMVWLDLEASGVGPNDLAEIGQQKGLRLMGGRIVVHYQVSDEALARLEQVFDSALKGDFKRSEDTSKPLNLTSSGQANSKPFKLYIHPGPPEIAENCDTHTLVNLPLVLNHTYYYLTRLFPGCAIPQPQYPSPSSLRR is encoded by the exons ATGGCACAACTCTCCACTGATGCCCTGGCTCATGCCTCGGCAGTCATTGGCACAAGTGACCAAAAGCCCACAGCCTGGCACGGGGCTGGAGCTGCCGAGTTCGACCTCCGAA GCGATACAATGACTAAACCTACTCCGTCGATGCTCGAAGCGATCTGCCAAACAACTCTTCTGGATGATGTTTTCAACGAAGATCCAGTCACAAATGAGCTTCAAAGTTATGTCGCTGAGATCACCAAACACGAGGAAAGTCTACTAGTACTTTCCGGTACAATGGGAAACCAGGTGGCCATTCGTTCGCATCTAGTTCAGCCACCACATTCAGTTTTGTGCGATCATAGATCACACATCGTCTGTTATGAAGCTGGTGGTGTGAGCGCTTGGACTGGTGCCACTTTGAGCCCTATTATTCCCAAAAATGGGATCTATTTGACTTTGGAAGATATCAAAAAGCACGCAGTTCTTGGGGATAACATTCATTATTGCCCAACCAAATTGATCAGTCTGGAGAATACCCTCGATGGAATGATAATGCCGCTCAACGAGGCAAAACTAATTGTGCAATGGGCCCATGCTAATGGCATCAAGGTTCACTTAGACGGCGCCCGGCTGTGGGAGGCTGTCGTGGCTGGTGCTGCGAGCTTGCCTGAATTTACAAGCCTCTTTGATAGCGTAAGTCTATGCTTCTCGAAGGGGTTAGGGGCACCCATTGGAAGTATCATTGTTGGCTCTCAAGAGTTTGTCAAGAAAGCGCGCTGGTTCCGCAAATCGATCGGCGGCGGTGCCCGACAGACGGGCGTGATTGCAGCAGCCGCCCGCGTTGCGCTCACTGAAACTTTTGGAACAGACCCGAAAGGCCAGACTGGAAAGCTTGCAGCAACGCACAACAAGGCCAAGCGGGTAGCCGATCTATGGACCAGTCGCGGTGGCAGGCTGGAGTACCCCGTACACACCAATATGGTTTGGTTGGACCTCGAGGCATCAGGAGTGGGGCCAAATGACCTGGCAGAAATTGGACAGCAAAAAGGGCTAAGATTGATGGGTGGCCGCATTGTGGTTCATTACC AGGTATCGGACGAAGCCCTTGCACGGCTGGAACAAGTGTTCGACTCTGCATTGAAGGGTGATTTCAAACGCAGTGAGGACACTAGCAAGCC TCTCAATCTTACCAGCAGTGGACAGGCTAATAGCAAACCTTTCAAGCTGT ACATACATCCTGGCCCACCCGAAATCGCAGAAAACT GCGACACGCACACCCTGGTGAATTTGCCATTGGTCCTGAACCATACATATTATTATCTTACCCGACTTTTCCCCGGCTGCGCGATTCCTCAGCCCCAGTACCCATCTCCCTCGAG
- a CDS encoding High affinity methionine permease, which produces MGLPSPVREHNEQLPQFDSSDNDSLQYTTEIGGNTSKATYQEVSGAPVEVNSPLGYSVGWVTVVFLNLSKMIGTGVVSTSSTVLKGAGSVGLALIYWVIGYLMVSSSLSVYMEFASSFPSRSGSEVVYLEQSYPRPKYFFPTVFAMQTVLFSFSSSNDVVLAQYLFKLADSEVTPWKSKGVAVACYTVAVLALAFHTRWSLRLANAIGLVKLLTLIFIGITGNAFDGTSTATAYGTTNALTKVWFSFAGYENAFNVVNENPTKTLKWSAPLSLGLTAVSYILANIAYFSAASNDEIFKSKVVAAGVFFEKVFGSSGAAKALDFLICVSAFGNLLAVLIGQSRMLRECGRQGVLPFTAFWTLTRPFGTPLGPYLVKWGLTVIMILAPPAGDAFSFVVDLGVYTSSFFGSVLTIGLVVTRIRRARLNLPPPEDKAWHVTVAFAILSNLYMVVIPWYLPSIGANGGDVSFWYATYCAVAIGIIGLCGLYYYVWIKLLPRAQGFTWEQTVLKLDDGALAHQLVRVPKKNA; this is translated from the exons ATGGGCCTTCCATCTCCCGTACGGGAACACAACGAGCAACTCCCCCAATTTGACAGCAGTGACAATGATAGCCTGCAATATACTACTGAAATCGGTGGGAACACTTCCAAGGCCACATATCAGGAGGTATCGGGAGCGCCCGTTGAGGTAAATTCACCACTGGGGTATTCGGTCGGTTGGGTTACTGTGGTTTTCTTGAACTTGAGCAAGATGATCGGAACGGGAGTAGTTTCAACAT CATCGACAGTTCTCAAAGGTGCTGGGTCGGTTGGTCTCGCGTTGATATATTGGGTGATTGGGTATTTAATGGTATCGAGCTCTCTGTCGGTCTACATGGAATTCGCATCATCTTTCCCCAGTCGGTCCGGTTCCGAGGTTGTCTACTTGGAACAGTCGTATCCCCGACCCAAGTACTTCTTTCCTACTGTCTTTGCAATGCAGACGGTGCTTTTCTCATTTAGCAGCAGCAACGATGTTG TGCTAGCCCAGTATCTCTTCAAACTTGCTGATTCGGAGGTCACCCCATGGAAATCGAAGGGAGTTGCTGTGGCTTGCTATACTGTTGCAGTCCTTG CTTTGGCGTTTCACACCAGGTGGTCTTTGAGGCTCGCAAATGCCATCGGCCTGGTCAAGCTACTGACCTTGATATT CATCGGGATAACCGG AAACGCCTTTGACGGTACTAGCACTGCCACAGCCTACGGGACAACAAATGCATTGACCAAGGTCTGGTTTTCTTTTGCGGGATACGAAAATGCCTTCAACGTTGTCAATGAA AATCCTACTAAAACCTTGAAATGGAGTGCTCCACTCTCACTGGGACTGACGGCAGTTTCATATATACTTGCGAACATTGCCTATTTTAGCGCTGCAAGCAATGACGAAATTTTCAAGTCGAAAGTTGTTGCCGCTGGTGTCTTTTTCGAGAAGGTGTTTGGAAGTAGTGGTGCGGCCAAGGCATTGGATTTCCTGATCTGTGTAAGCGCTTTTGGAAATCTCCTTGCTGTGCTTATTGGACAGTCTCGTATGCTGAGGGAGTGCGGAAG ACAAGGTGTGTTGCCTTTCACTGCGTTTTGGACTTTGACAAGACCGTTTGGCACACCCCTCGGTCCGTATCTTGTAAAATGGGGCCTCACGGTAATAATGATCCTGGCACCACCTGCTGGCGATGCATTCAGTTTCG TTGTGGATCTCGGAGTCTACACATCCAGCTTCTTCGGCTCGGTGCTCACAATAGGCCTCGTGGTCACTCGAATACGTCGTGCGCGCCTCAATCTCCCGCCACCGGAAGACAAGGCCTGGCACGTTACAGTGGCATTTGCAATTCTCTCCAACCTGTACATGGTCGTGATCCCATGGTATCTGCCCAGTATTGGTGCTAATGGAGGTGATGTCAGCTTCTGGTATGCAACATATTGCGCGGTTGCTATAGGAAT TATCGGGTTATGCGGACTCTACTATTATGTCTGGATCAAGCTTCTCCCTAGAGCTCAAGGCTTCACGTGGGAGCAAACGGTTCTGAAATTAGACGATGGTGCTCTGGCGCATCAGCTTGTCCGGGTACCTAAGAAGAATGCCTGA
- a CDS encoding peptidase M50B-like-domain-containing protein, producing the protein MPALYAALAQSAVETAPHQLAQRGLTVNHTQAVTLGVMAAYVVVIALLWNLPYVRWVLWPFKMLVIAFHEFGHAITACCTGGKVKSISLDPHEGGVTQMQGGMSAITLPAGYLGSSIIGALLIFAGFDIVASKIASIILGVCFLLTLWWARRDWLTITTVLLAVGLLVACWFIAHGEALRWVVLFIGVMSALYSVWDICDDLILRKVNSSDASVFAKRYGGSSQCWGVIWSLISLAFMAIGIIGGIAAFPQSFSQQQSDSKNFISTR; encoded by the exons ATGCCGGCTCTATATGCAGCGCTAGCCCAAAGCGCGGTGGAAACGGCCCCGCACCAACTGGCCCAGCGTGGCTTGACAGTCAACCATACCCAAGCCGTCACCTTAGGGGTGATGGCAGCATATGTAGTAGTCATCGCACTCCTATGGAACTTACCCTATGTCCGCTGGGTACTATGGCCCTTCAAG ATGCTGGTAATTGCATTCCATGAATTTGGCCATGCGATTACTGCCTGTTGTACCGGCGGAAAAGTCAAGTCCATCTCGCTAGATCCACATGAAGGTGGTGTCACTCAAATGCAGGGTGGAATGAGTGCCATCACCCTGCCTGCTGGGTACCTGGGGTCGTCGATCATCGGGGCCCTACTGATTTTCGCTGGATTCGATATCGTCGCCAGCAAGATAGCCAGCATTATCCTTGGGGTTTGTTTTCTGCTCACTCTGTGGTGGGCACGGAGGGACTGGTTGACCATCACGACTGTTCTTCTTGCGGTCGGGTTGTTGGTGGCATGCTGGTTCATTGCCCATGGTGAAGCCTTGCGCTGGGTTGTG CTGTTTATCGGCGTCATGTCTGCTTTGTATAGTGTCTGGGATATC TGCGACGATCTCATCCTTCGCAAAGTAAATAGCTCCGATGCCAGCGTCTTTGCAAAGAGGTACGGTGGATCTTCCCAGTGCTGGGGAGTTATCTGGTCTCTCATTTCTCTTGCCTTTATGGCCATTGGCATCATTGGCGGGATCGCAGCGTTCCCCCAGTCATTCAGCCAACAACAGTCCGATTCCAAGAACTTTATCTCAACTCGCTAG
- a CDS encoding Pathogenicity factor produces the protein MDLAHLTRPGILCQCARCSSSLAALENEWAKLSNAYSIPTAWLSVDLHRIAVSSERKQIPQTSDMTLLRGRVIQEVSCKLCQQRMGVLCPLDNGMNILWKMSKVAFREIVTMRTVQPVYKQGALERLICPSKEPPRRNPDVVQGSALVPAGCTDPSTLEPSMEKQMLHQGRTIDQISNSVNHLQDTMSDLKHSFTALRIELNGPGRNLGEGSMLQGQDFDMIAMVLKELKSKSDEIEKLKLEIEALKLKNRYMGVTQPHQQESMSIMNANAALPEVQSPGLLQAGRKRNWPDAFPGDQSQSIADSFDEDDMVDEMSLSDPPIYSSRVPLNDQRRPAITNGPPVEKQFKPLEVQMSAREPLNTVNSFQPQSYTLQQTTAKRPRIGAPPEDNPQAVPPQPPAVPQRRPGRPRKSISQPTIPDTTDSTSTDPSSTQGDVESNGQQNTVRRRTSRRSLRAQSLGPNVNHELGQEGQQKSQELPKAPPETHPAPNKKSKRNTGSPNGKRTGGPDDDGDEAAMNEKRKAKVAARDVMAKMALQHEEALEAENAR, from the exons ATGGATCTAGCCCATCTCACACGACCTGGCATTTTGTGTCAATGTGCTCGGTGTTCTAGCTCACTAGCTGCATTGGAGAACGAATGGGCCAAGCTATCCAACGCCTACTCAATCCCGACAGCATGGCTCAGTGTCGACCTCCATCGCATCGCTGTTTCTTCGGAGCGGAAGCAAATTCCTCAGACATCGGATATGACCTTGTTGCGTGGCCGTGTCATTCAAGAAGTGTCGTGTAAACTCTGTCAGCAGCGGATGGGGGTACTTTGTCCACTTGACAACGG GATGAACATTCTGTGGAAAATGTCGAAGGTCGCTTTTAGGGAGATCGTTACCATGCGAACAGTGCAACCCGTCTACAAACAGGGCGCCCTGGAACGACTAATTTGCCCCTCAAAAGAACCTCCCCGCCGAAACCCCGACGTCGTCCAGGGTAGTGCACTAGTGCCAGCTGGCTGCACCGACCCCAGTACCCTCGAACCCTCCATGGAAAAGCAAATGCTCCACCAGGGTAGAACCATTGATCAGATTTCGAACTCGGTGAATCACCTCCAAGACACAATGTCAGATCTCAAACATTCTTTTACAGCACTTCGAATCGAGTTAAATGGACCGGGCCGAAATCTGGGCGAAGGCTCCATGCTTCAGGGACAAGACTTTGACATGATTGCTATGGTGCTGAAGGAGCTTAAGTCCAAGTCTGACGAGATCGAGAAATTGAAGTTGGAGATTGAGGCCCTGAAACTGAAGAATCGCTACATGGGAGTGACTCAGCCGCACCAACAAGAGTCAATGTCAATCATGAACGCGAATGCTGCGCTACCCGAAGTTCAGAGTCCTGGTTTGCTTCAAGCGGGCCGGAAACGTAACTGGCCTGACGCGTTTCCGGGCGATCAGAGTCAGTCAATCGCGGACTCTTTCGACGAAGACGACATGGTGGATGAAATGTCGCTATCAGATCCGCCGATTTACAGCTCTCGCGTTCCCCTCAATGACCAACGCCGACCTGCAATTACCAATGGGCCGCCTGTAGAAAAGCAATTCAAACCCCTAGAGGTGCAAATGTCTGCTCGAGAGCCCCTAAATACCGTCAACTCCTTTCAACCCCAATCATACACCCTGCAGCAGACCACGGCCAAACGCCCTCGGATAGGTGCGCCACCTGAAGATAACCCCCAAGCAGTCCCTCCGCAGCCACCAGCTGTTCCTCAAAGAAGACCCGGCAGACCGAGGAAATCGATCAGCCAACCCACCATTCCCGACACTACCGACTCAACTAGTACGGATCCTTCTAGCACGCAAGGGGATGTCGAGTCAAACGGTCAACAAAACACAGTCAGACGACGCACGTCTCGTCGCAGCTTGCGTGCACAATCCCTTGGTCCAAATGTAAACCATGAACTTGGTCAAGAGGGCCAGCAGAAGTCACAAGAATTACCCAAGGCACCTCCTGAGACTCACCCGGCACCCAATAAAAAGAGCAAGCGTAACACTGGCTCTCCCAATGGGAAAAGAACTGGTGGTCCAGATGACGACGGAGATGAAGCCGCTATGAATGAGAAGCGGAAGGCTAAGGTCGCGGCGCGGGACGTCATGGCCAAGATGGCTCTACAGCATGAGGAGGCTCTAGAGGCCGAGAATGCACGATAA
- a CDS encoding PRTase-like protein — MEVPEMMYGGNHPDSGTSPSIQVEPANLSTPVIIGLYGLPGSGKSFKLNELENVLSKDDFAFYDGSDVIAAITPGGLKAFQNLPKEAKTKCRERAIATVKQECCSTGTSAIVAGHFMFWAEEDEVGQSVCTPGDLATYTHILYLDVPAELIAEYQLNDTKRKRPSVSITHLTRWQQREQSQLRHLCRRHNILFTLLSPPLVPVTKLASIIQDFRYHTEVQNVNLAKEKMDDILASSPTLETVIVMDADKTLAQEDSGVLFWDQIRAVSAEGDTSGPMKALYSSPLGYSYTAFRQATLLYEEAAGDVEFEACCKNVASMIKMHSDILNLLHLVRGTIHVRVVVVTCGIRSVWEKVLEREGLSLAVKVIGGGRLSDGLVVTPLVKAELVTYLSATRQLYVFALGDSPLDLGMLKAADQAIVISGEETTRSSSMDRKLAEAIGQNGFQPRQSTLPPDATPRLDTTRLPLIRLTDQSFIASVFARRQNLHVCHATDRPAAKLLMTPMRDASISGPALREAHRQVGWYLATELCTQLIGIEIYHIPHVQGHRTDGHRLLNEKETLIVPLMRGGEPMALGVNDAFPLAMFYHAKAPSDLQHHHLKKMVTIVLVDSVVNSGKSILQFVQRIRSLHATIRIVVVAGVIQSETVSMSSRIARALGRFDKLNFVALRLSKNQFTGSGTTDTGNRLFNTMHMA; from the coding sequence ATGGAAGTCCCCGAAATGATGTACGGTGGAAATCATCCTGACAGCGGCACATCGCCATCTATCCAAGTGGAGCCTGCCAATCTCTCTACGCCAGTCATTATTGGTCTATATGGCCTACCTGGCTCTGGAAAGTCTTTCAAGTTGAATGAACTCGAAAACGTACTCAGCAAAGATGACTTTGCGTTCTATGATGGCAGCGATGTTATTGCAGCAATCACCCCAGGGGGTCTCAAAGCGTTCCAGAATTTGCCGAAAGAAGCTAAAACCAAGTGCCGAGAGCGAGCTATAGCTACAGTTAAGCAGGAATGTTGCAGTACCGGAACAAGCGCTATTGTGGCAGGTCACTTTATGTTCTGGgccgaagaagatgaggttGGCCAGTCAGTTTGTACACCAGGGGATCTGGCTACGTATACCCATATCTTATACCTGGATGTCCCTGCTGAGCTTATCGCGGAGTACCAGTTGAATGACACCAAACGGAAACGTCCAAGTGTCTCAATAACACATCTGACCAGATGGCAGCAACGCGAGCAAAGTCAACTTCGTCACCTTTGCAGACGTCACAATATCCTTTTCACACTTCTGTCGCCCCCTCTAGTTCCTGTGACCAAGCTCGCCTCCATCATCCAAGATTTTCGGTACCACACAGAGGTTCAAAACGTGAATCTTGCCAAGGAAAAAATGGACGACATACTAGCCTCTTCCCCCACGTTGGAAACCGTCATTGTTATGGATGCAGACAAGACTTTGGCCCAAGAAGATAGCGGAGTGCTCTTCTGGGACCAGATCCGCGCTGTTTCAGCTGAGGGCGACACTAGCGGTCCTATGAAAGCCTTGTACAGCAGTCCCCTGGGGTATTCATACACTGCCTTCCGCCAGGCAACACTTCTGTATGAGGAGGCCGCTGGGGATGTGGAGTTTGAGGCATGCTGCAAAAATGTGGCATCAATGATCAAAATGCACAGTGACATTCTAAATCTCTTGCACTTGGTTCGTGGCACGATACATGTGCGCGTGGTTGTGGTTACCTGTGGGATCCGATCTGTTTGGGAGAAGGTACTGGAGAGGGAGGGCCTTTCGCTGGCAGTCAAAGTGATCGGCGGTGGCCGTTTGAGTGACGGTCTCGTTGTCACGCCGTTGGTGAAAGCTGAATTGGTGACTTATTTGTCTGCCACTCGACAGCTTTATGTTTTTGCACTTGGGGACAGTCCCCTGGACCTGGGAATGCTCAAAGCTGCAGACCAGGCTATCGTTATCAGCGGGGAAGAAACCACACGAAGCAGCAGTATGGATAGGAAGTTGGCAGAGGCCATTGGACAGAATGGGTTCCAGCCGCGCCAGTCAACTCTGCCTCCAGACGCAACCCCGCGCCTCGACACCACTCGGCTACCTTTGATACGGTTGACAGATCAATCTTTCATCGCTTCGGTATTCGCCAGGCGCCAAAATCTTCATGTCTGTCATGCCACTGACCGACCAGCAGCTAAATTGCTGATGACCCCTATGCGCGATGCATCAATTTCCGGACCTGCGTTGCGAGAGGCTCATCGGCAAGTTGGTTGGTATTTGGCCACCGAATTATGTACTCAACTCATTGGCATTGAAATCTACCATATTCCGCATGTTCAAGGTCATCGGACCGACGGCCATCGGCTTCTGAATGAGAAAGAAACTTTGATTGTGCCTTTGATGCGTGGTGGTGAACCGATGGCTTTGGGGGTCAACGATGCATTTCCGCTTGCTATGTTCTATCATGCCAAGGCCCCCAGTGACCTTCAACATCACCACTTGAAGAAGATGGTCACAATCGTACTAGTTGACTCGGTTGTGAATAGTGGGAAGTCAATATTGCAGTTCGTACAACGCATCCGGAGTCTTCATGCTACCATTCGCATAGTGGTAGTTGCCGGTGTGATCCAATCGGAGACTGTTTCCATGAGTAGTAGGATTGCTCGGGCACTGGGTCGATTTGACAAACTGAATTTTGTCGCTCTGCGTCTTTCCAAAAACCAATTCACCGGCAGCGGGACTACCGACACTGGTAATAGGTTGTTCAACACAATGCACATGGCTTGA